Below is a window of Synchiropus splendidus isolate RoL2022-P1 chromosome 9, RoL_Sspl_1.0, whole genome shotgun sequence DNA.
AACCAACTGGTGTCCACAAGCCTGCATAATAAAAGAAAGCCCAGTGAGCCCGGTGTGAACGCCCGTTTTCCTCCCAGGCCCTTGTGTTTAGACAGGAATGGCTTTAATGACAGGAAATGATGTCGTCTGTTCTGCCCACCGGCCTCGTGTGGACGTATAAATCAGCATGCAGTCCTCGATTATCTGCTGACCTAGCGGATATTTGCTGTCAGGAGGCCGAGGACACGGTCAGGACACTGACTCACCTCCCGCAGACGTCACTGCGCTCAGCTCTAATGGCTTTGGACACATTGCTGGATGTAAACATCTTCCAAAGAGTGAGATGGGTCACTGGAGGACTGAGTGCGTCCGGGAGGAGATTGCGCAACAGCATCTTCCCTTCTATTTGGATGACTTCTCTTACAACCTCTGAAGTCATGTTTCAAGATCCAGCggggaagcattttttttagttgctgctccataaataaataaataaatctcattTATTGCAGACGTATATTTTGCCTGAGCAGCTTCTTTTTGTGTTGACTTGTGTAAAATGAGTGGTTTTGTCGGTGTCTTCTGTTTGGTCTGTTTGTTGAATATGAACAGGAGCCATCAAAAATATTCAGAGCTTTCCGCTCTCAGACTTTCACTTCGCACTTCACTTTTCTGACTCaccctcatgaaaaaaaaagagtttattcTGACAGTTTATTGTGTTCACATTCTAGTTGGgtgtaaataaagaaaacaagacTAGGTTTGGATCTTGTTGCATCATTAAGTATTTAAAGTAGTAAGCGTCTCAACTTTCAACATTTTGACTTGTAATCTTTGacttataataattattttacgTCATATTTCCATATTTTAAATCAATGTCTACCCATAATCtaaatattttgattttgaatattaatattttcaatGCAAATTCCCTATATATAGGTCATCATTACAGGAGGACTTCAAGAAACTGGTGCACAatctttttaatatattttaatattttagattttaatgCCAACAACCCACCCCATCCACCGTGGAGCGTATCTTGAAATTGAACTTCACTAACCATCTCGGTTTTACGTTGAATGTCATATTACATATCTTTACTAGAGAATCTTTCATCTTAGTGTCTAAGTATTTTCACCAAAATTCTCATTGAATATTTCACTCAATATTTATGTAAACATACATGCAGTATTTTCATACTGTCTATACAGTTTGATGTATAACATTAACATTTATATCCTACTGAGTGTCTCAATCTGACTATTCCTATTACTGTATTTGTGTCATTTGATTGTCTAAACTGTATAAAAgtaattcaatatatttttgactGAAAATCTCAGTATTTTGATTTGTCCTTCTCGTATTCAGTCCTGCACATCTATAGTCAGACGCTGCATtacatgttttgcttttcattatTACTTTAAACTTGCTAACCAAATACTTAGATAAAGAGTCTGGAAACTTTGATTCAAATATGAATATTATGACTTAAATTTTGACTAAGGAGCTCAATAATTCTGATCCTGAGAAACGAAATACAAAATTTGGAGAGCGAGGCTCAGAAGCAATGAGTTGTCAGGATGCACTTCAGTCCACAATTTTGGACTCAATGTTGACATGGTAACGATCAGTTGTTGGACAAAATGACGGACCACAATTTACAATACTGTTGCAAGTTGGAATTGCGAGTCTCTTTTTGTTCCCCGCTGTCTCGCAgacaatataaataaacactCTCACTAACAGCATGTTCCCTTCTCCCACTTTGGCAGAGGAGAAGTATGTGACAGTGCAGCCGTACGCCAGCCAGGGCAAGGATGAGATGACCTTTGAGAAGGGAGCCATAGTTGAGGTGATCCAGAAGAACCTGGAAGGCTGGTGGTTCATCAGGTAGGAGTGAAATTGGAGCGCAAATACAGAGCGGTCGTGGGACTGACTTCTTTGTTGACCCGCTCCGCAGGTACCAGGATAAGGAGGGCTGGGCTCCGGCTTCTTACCTGAAAAAGATGAAGGACGACCTCTCGCCCAGGAAAAAACCTGCCACTGGTCCGGTGGAGATCATTGGCAACATCATGGAGATCAGCAACCTGCTCAACAAGAAGACCCTGAGTGAGAAAGATGTTCAGACAGAAGAGGTATCAGAGAGCCCCCAAGTGGCCAGGAAGGAGATCAGTCTGCCAATCCTGCGAGCCGAATCCTGCCCCACCAATTCTCCACAGGAAGGGAAAGCAAAAGCGGAACAACCTTCACCGGCTATAGCTCGCATCGCACCTCACAGGGTGGAGATTGGTTCGTAACTTCAAATGCTCCATACTTCCAAAATGGCTCAGCTAACATGATATTCTTGATCAAATGTGCTTTTGCTTTATTGTGTAGGTTCGCCAGTACTCAGGCAAAAACCACCCCCACGCAGGGATGCTACTCTGGTGAGGTTACTTTGATGCTaatctttgtttctttcttttcaacttgtattttcacatttattgctCTGAGTATTTGGAGGATTTGCATtgtgacatgaaaatgtttccacAGGGGTTGCAGTTACCCTCTCCACCAGAGCCCCCTACAGTTGAAGCAGAGTACTACACCATTGCAGAGTTCCAATCGTGCATATCTGATGGCATTAGCTTCAATGGAGGACAAAAGGCGGAGGTAATTGTTTTGATCTGCTCTGACTTATATTTATGAATTTTGTCTTAACACATGATCCTTGAACAGGTGATCGAGAAGAACTCCGGAGGATGGTGGTATGTCCAGATTGGCGAGAGAGAGGGGTGGGCTCCCTGTTCCTACATTGATAAACGCAAAAAGCCCAACCTGAATCGCAGGACCAGCACACTGTGTCGCCCAAAGGTTCCTCCTCCAGCACCCCCTGTCAAAAAAAACGACTCAGTGGAAACCGCCCCGCCCAGCAGCCCTGGGTCTGAAGCTCCAGAGTCACCGGTCTCTCCTGGGAGACCGGTGTATGAAGAGCCAGAGTATGACGTCCCTGCCATCGGCGATCTGGATTTGGAGTCTGAGTTTGAGTTTCTAAGAGGAGAAGCGTCTTTGGTGGATGCAAAGATTGAAGATGCTTGCTCAGAGAAGGGGTCCTTCTTGTCCTCCAAACCTTCCCCAGCATCGTCACTCCACAGCGCCTCATTCAGGATTGGCGAGTCTTCTGAGGATGGGCACGAGGGAGAAGCGGAGGAGGAGTGCATCTATGAGAATGACGGTTTCCGGCCCTTTAAAGAGACCCCAGAGCGTCAGTTCAGCAGGGATTCTAACTCTTCCAAGACGGAACCTGAGAAGTCAGTCAGCCCAAAATCAGGGGGTTGGAGATCTGCGGGAAACAAGCTTAAGATTGACTTGAATGGGAGCACGCTGTTGACCAAGGCTGATGATGGGTGCAGTCCTAAATCGGCCTCTACTGAGTCCACCATAGACCTGCTTAGAACAAAGAAAGACCAGGAGGAAAGCAAAGCGTCTCCCGTGACAAGGTCGTCCTCTAAATTGAAACCAGTGGTAAGACCAAAACCACAAATGGCTAAGACGTCCAGCGCGGAGAAGATGGACATCAGCACGTTGAGAAGACAGTTGAGACCTACAGGGCAGCTGAAGAATGGCAGTAAAGCCAGAGGCGAGGACTCTGAGACGGCCTCTGTCATCTCCTCAGAAGATTCCTTCTCCTCTCAGAGTACCTCATCTGATTTCTCATCCATCTACTCCAAAGGCAGCCGAGGGGACTCTGACCTAGAGAACTGTGTCATTTACCGCACCACAGACCCGTACGAGAAAGTCCAGGACTCTGAGATCAGCTTCCCTGCTGGAGTGGAAgtggaggtggtggagaagcaggagaGCGGCTGGTGGTACATCCGCTGGGCTGATGCTGAGGGTTGGGCTCCCACCTACTATCTGGAACCCGTCCGCCCACAAGAAGACATTGCTGGGTCCGAGTCTGATGGCACACCGACCAAACTTGGTAGCCTCAGTAAGTCCAACAGCCTTGAGAAGAACGAACAAAGAGTCCAGGCCATGAACAACATCAACCAGAGCCTCAAGAAGGTCACACCTCCCATCCCTTCGAAGCCGCCAGGGGGTCTGTCCAAACCCAACTTCTTCTCCTCGAGAAAGCAGAACAGCcccaagcagcagcaggtggtcAGACCCCAGTCAGTCTTCATATCAGCCCCTATAAGGGATGGTCCGAGTCCGGTTAGCTCTCTCAGGAGGAATGAATCCTTGAACTCCTCCGATCAGCCTCGAGCCAGCCCCACAGTGCGACGTAATGCCTCGTTCGGTGCGGTGACCCGCAGCCTTGCACCAAACAACATAACCCTGCCTATCAGGAATAGATCCGGCACCGGGAGCTCAGAGTCCCTTGGCCTCGGGTCCTCGAACGCCTTCCACGTGTCTGCTATGAAAGCCAAGCCACACATCATCCACAACAACCTGAGAGAGATCTACGTCTCCATTGCAGATTACCACGGCGACGAGGAAACGATGGGTTTTCCTGAGGGGACCAGTCTGGAGGTTCTTGAAAGAAACCCAAATGGCTGGTGGTACTGCAAGGTTCTGGACAATGGCAGGCCCAGGAAAGGTTGGGTTCCTTCCAATTACCTTGAGAAGAAGCACTAAGACTCACGTGTGGAGCTGGATGAACTCTGCACAGCCCGAGACTCGATCTGGTACCTTcgaaaaaaaatcccttcacCTGTTAAAGCAACTAGTTTACAGCTTTTAACAATGTCTGTCACCCAAAAGAGGGACTTTCTAACTTGAAATAGATCTTTTCGTGTCCAGTGTCATTTTATTGTCATGTCTGTAAAACGTTTTTGAAGCTTACTGCATGTTTCATTGATAGCGACAATGCCTTGAGCAGTTAACATTTTCCTAAAATCTTACCTGTTTCCAAAGCTACTTCCTCTAATGCCACATTACACTACATGATTTTAATATGTCTAATTTCCCTGGAGCATGAGGCACATCTTCAGTGGACGTgtgtcaaaaaaacaaattacagGCGATGAAATGGGAGTTTTATGGTCTTGTTCATGAGCAGTGAGGTGGAGAGCTGTAGTAGTGGAATTACTGGTAATGTCAATGGACCTTGTGGCCTTGGTGGAtactgagctgaagaagaagagtccTCCATGTTCCCACTCCAATTTCCGTGTACATAATCCCTACGACAGAACAGGATGAGGAGGGTTTTCAGTCTTCAGTACCTTTGTAGAAAAGGTTTGATCTGGCAGATCCACAGATTAGAAGTTGTGCCCCTGCCCTACTGGGATGTTCTGATGGTGAGGCGAAATGCAAACCTTTCAAGTGCATCCATCGGTCTGCCTTTCTTGCCTTGCCGAGGTTGTGTCGTAGAGAAGCGGCTGGCGTGAGTTTCTTTGCTGGACTGGGTGATACAAGAGACGTGGGAACACAATTCCTTGAGGAGAGCCAGTTGAGGTTAGATGGGGATTTAAGTAAGTGTCCCTGGTTTTCGGTCATGTTCTTCAGAGCCTGGCTTGGATAATGGAATGCCTCTATAGATGAAAACAATGGCTTTCACCTGGAAAGAGCTCAAAGTTGATCGGCAGTTTGCATTTTTAAGAGCCGACTGACGTGGTCAAGGAGGATCCACCACATTCTAACTGCTAAGGTGTCTTGAACAGTCTACCTGTGACACGCTACAATGGAATCAAATGGGTCCCCTCCTGTGGATTTACGTTCCAACACAGTGGTTGAGGCTAGGATGAGGATGTGGCATCGCAATGTGCGTGATGCAACTGAATGCCTCATGTGTTAACATGCAACGCAAATGACTGACATCCATGTCAGTCTGTGAaggaaaagtccacttgacagtAGTCAATCTTAGAGAGTGAGAAGACACTGCACTTCGAATGGACCCTCGAATGTTGTTGGAGGTTTCTCTCATTATTGTATCATCATGGTCATCACGAGCATATCGATTACCTCAACTTGTGGTCTTAGTGGTCAGattttgtgtgttcattttaGGGTTCAACCGGGCTGTGTTTGACACCTGTGTTTAACCATGACAAAAACATCTTGCTGAATTTATAATCCATTTTATACAACCATACTAAGTTGAAAAGCGGTTATtctcaatattttattattgcatTAAATTCTCTTATATTGTAGAATCCCTTTGGGGTTCATCCCTGGTTCTAGTGATACAGACCTTAAATCTTCTGGAGCAGTAGAGTCGGCATAAGAAGTGGGATTATGGTCAGGAGACCACAGGAAGCGTGTCATTGTGGTTGTGAAAAAGATGTACGTGAAAAATGCATGGTTAAAAGAGCATCAGTTTCAAATGGATTAAAAATTATAGAAACCAAAAGTAAAGGTAAAAGACAcatttaatgatttttttttctgtgttattTAATCGTGAGTTTTATGTCCGTCATTAAGAGGCAGACTCCTGTGGTCAGAAGACATGTTGGAAGAGCGCAGTGTAAAGTGGCATTAGCTCTAAATTggtgctgttttatttttgcatgtttttacatttttgtatctTTATACTGTGTCACTTTTGTGAATTATTCTACCTTGTTATTTTGTAACATAGTCCAAATGAAACAATTCATCAGCATCTCTGATCGTCTATGTTCTCAAGTACTATCCAAGTcatattgtttatatatattacTTTGGCGTACAACAGGCCTTTTTTCAAGTTAaactgtatttattcatttccttaaaaaaatctcaatatGTAATTAATGTTTGTAATCCTTCGTTATATCCGTCATTTCCGGGGTGATCATTTTTGAAACAGCTCGTCCAATAGCCATTAAAAATTTCTGCTGGACAGTAAATTTGACTTTCACATGCAGTATTAAAGAGATGCTAACTATTGTTTTAAAGTTGTGGTCAGCAAACTAAAGTGCCGAAGAATGACTTTAATAAATGCACTTTCAAACTACTTGTTGTTGTGCTTGTTTATGTTTCCTCTGTGCTTTGAATCGAAACAGGATCTTGAAATAGTGGGCGAGATACTGAACCAAGCATTTCGGCTTCATCAGAACTGGGAATCCCAGTTCTAGATGTAGAACCAGGCTTGGCCAGCAGGGAGGAAACCGCACCGCTGAccgactggactggactgtgtCATAGACTGCatgattaaaaagaaaagtttgtCAATTTGTTTTGCACCTTCCAGCCACTGTAGTGATCCTTCTACATTGTTTGTAAAATGAACAAACATAAGCTATATATATTACATGAACACTAATGCCTCCATTTGCTTTATGTGAaattgttttgtctttcattttgcTTCAACTTTCTGATGAATATGCCCTCTCTCTCTACATTGCTATAAACTTGCTCTCAATCTGTCACTGaaattcagatttttcaacTTCGCTTCGCCGCAAACATCGCCTGAAATGCTCTGAAGCTGCAACCCAGTCGCCCcaaacatgttgttgttgtgcgaCAATAAGTCACTTGTTGCACAATGTGAACtgatgcataaatatgcagtgtGAAATGATACATTGACTCATTTTCTTCTTAAGAGTGTTACTGTATGACGTCAACATGACCGTTCAGTGTTGCCCAACGTggatcaaatgaaaaacaagaacTTCATTAACATGAaccagctcttcttcctcaaaaactgttgacaaatCCCCCATTGTTCTCTGATATTGACAATTCCACCGCTTCGCAGCACAGCTCGCCTGTGGTTGGTTCCTCATATgatgtcacaagatggcggcagCTCGTGACCCACTTTCGAGCGACTTGTCAGAATGACAGTGAATATTACGGTAGTGTATGGACAGGAAACGCTCTTTACAGTTGTGTATTGCATGGTGTAGTCGGTGACACTTATAATATTCCCCTGCTTTCAAGACGCAAAACCGATGCCAATCCGATTCAGATGTACGCAGTCATGCAGCGGAACTACTACTCTGACATGTGCAGAGCCAGGTGCGAATAGGCGCAGGAATCGTAGAAGAAAAGACTTTTCCAACATGTCATTTCCTCAATTCATTCGTAAACAAACCtcctgtcactgcctgatgtggtccgccggaagttctgggactggaaccagATGTTAGAAACGTGCATATGCAAGGTCTACGAACTGTGTTTATTGGTTATATTGAGTAAATTTGTGTTTTCTGAATAGTTGTCAAAATAGTCTACatttaacagtaaaatattGTAATTTTACGTTTTTACGCAcagtttgtcacagccaaactgcacagacctaaccctaacccttaatctacactgtagaagtaaaaaattaaaaaaaaaaaaaaaaaaaaaacttcattgcCCGTGTGCGATATAACCACGtacgcatgcgcttaccagtaaacgtcagttggtaaaacatgcgcaatttccggttcctgTCCCGGAATCTACCGTgttaatgagaaatgaatgtggCGTATAATCAACGGTAGCGCGAGACGAGGTCGCAGGTGAGAATAAGCGGCAGCGCTGCCTCCCAACAGCCACGCAGGCGCCGCTTTTGGAAGCGGAAGCGAGTAACCAGTCGGGCCGAGCGTCTGTTGACTTCAGAGCAGTGGGGTTTACGTGTCACCCACAGCAGAGTCAGGGACAGCAGCCTTGCTCTCCTCCATGTTTTAGGAGGTTCTCCAG
It encodes the following:
- the LOC128765381 gene encoding SH3 and PX domain-containing protein 2A-like isoform X2 — protein: MQLRTVLDVNVVDVQKRRNPSKHYVYLINVSYSDSTSHVIYRRYSKFFDLQMRILDKFPIEGGQKDPKKRIIPFLPGKVLFRRSHIRDVAVRRLKHLDNYCKALLKLPSHISQSEEVLKFFETNAEDLNPPTEDCGGSGKRKSGLDSSDPMLLEQYVVVANYEKQEPAEISLQAGEVVDVIEKSESGWWFVSTAEEQGWVPATYLNSHSGTRDDLELGASKTGEEEKYVTVQPYASQGKDEMTFEKGAIVEVIQKNLEGWWFIRYQDKEGWAPASYLKKMKDDLSPRKKPATGPVEIIGNIMEISNLLNKKTLSEKDVQTEEVSESPQVARKEISLPILRAESCPTNSPQEGKAKAEQPSPAIARIAPHRVEIGSPVLRQKPPPRRDATLGLQLPSPPEPPTVEAEYYTIAEFQSCISDGISFNGGQKAEVIEKNSGGWWYVQIGEREGWAPCSYIDKRKKPNLNRRTSTLCRPKVPPPAPPVKKNDSVETAPPSSPGSEAPESPVSPGRPVYEEPEYDVPAIGDLDLESEFEFLRGEASLVDAKIEDACSEKGSFLSSKPSPASSLHSASFRIGESSEDGHEGEAEEECIYENDGFRPFKETPERQFSRDSNSSKTEPEKSVSPKSGGWRSAGNKLKIDLNGSTLLTKADDGCSPKSASTESTIDLLRTKKDQEESKASPVTRSSSKLKPVVRPKPQMAKTSSAEKMDISTLRRQLRPTGQLKNGSKARGEDSETASVISSEDSFSSQSTSSDFSSIYSKGSRGDSDLENCVIYRTTDPYEKVQDSEISFPAGVEVEVVEKQESGWWYIRWADAEGWAPTYYLEPVRPQEDIAGSESDGTPTKLGSLSKSNSLEKNEQRVQAMNNINQSLKKVTPPIPSKPPGGLSKPNFFSSRKQNSPKQQQVVRPQSVFISAPIRDGPSPVSSLRRNESLNSSDQPRASPTVRRNASFGAVTRSLAPNNITLPIRNRSGTGSSESLGLGSSNAFHVSAMKAKPHIIHNNLREIYVSIADYHGDEETMGFPEGTSLEVLERNPNGWWYCKVLDNGRPRKGWVPSNYLEKKH
- the LOC128765381 gene encoding SH3 and PX domain-containing protein 2A-like isoform X1; its protein translation is MQLRTVLDVNVVDVQKRRNPSKHYVYLINVSYSDSTSHVIYRRYSKFFDLQMRILDKFPIEGGQKDPKKRIIPFLPGKVLFRRSHIRDVAVRRLKHLDNYCKALLKLPSHISQSEEVLKFFETNAEDLNPPTEDCGGSGKRKSGLDSSDPMLLEQYVVVANYEKQEPAEISLQAGEVVDVIEKSESGWWFVSTAEEQGWVPATYLNSHSGTRDDLELGASKTGEVTKRHKSHLKRLDRRWTLGGVISRQQSREEKYVTVQPYASQGKDEMTFEKGAIVEVIQKNLEGWWFIRYQDKEGWAPASYLKKMKDDLSPRKKPATGPVEIIGNIMEISNLLNKKTLSEKDVQTEEVSESPQVARKEISLPILRAESCPTNSPQEGKAKAEQPSPAIARIAPHRVEIGSPVLRQKPPPRRDATLGLQLPSPPEPPTVEAEYYTIAEFQSCISDGISFNGGQKAEVIEKNSGGWWYVQIGEREGWAPCSYIDKRKKPNLNRRTSTLCRPKVPPPAPPVKKNDSVETAPPSSPGSEAPESPVSPGRPVYEEPEYDVPAIGDLDLESEFEFLRGEASLVDAKIEDACSEKGSFLSSKPSPASSLHSASFRIGESSEDGHEGEAEEECIYENDGFRPFKETPERQFSRDSNSSKTEPEKSVSPKSGGWRSAGNKLKIDLNGSTLLTKADDGCSPKSASTESTIDLLRTKKDQEESKASPVTRSSSKLKPVVRPKPQMAKTSSAEKMDISTLRRQLRPTGQLKNGSKARGEDSETASVISSEDSFSSQSTSSDFSSIYSKGSRGDSDLENCVIYRTTDPYEKVQDSEISFPAGVEVEVVEKQESGWWYIRWADAEGWAPTYYLEPVRPQEDIAGSESDGTPTKLGSLSKSNSLEKNEQRVQAMNNINQSLKKVTPPIPSKPPGGLSKPNFFSSRKQNSPKQQQVVRPQSVFISAPIRDGPSPVSSLRRNESLNSSDQPRASPTVRRNASFGAVTRSLAPNNITLPIRNRSGTGSSESLGLGSSNAFHVSAMKAKPHIIHNNLREIYVSIADYHGDEETMGFPEGTSLEVLERNPNGWWYCKVLDNGRPRKGWVPSNYLEKKH
- the LOC128765381 gene encoding SH3 and PX domain-containing protein 2A-like isoform X3; translated protein: MLLEQYVVVANYEKQEPAEISLQAGEVVDVIEKSESGWWFVSTAEEQGWVPATYLNSHSGTRDDLELGASKTGEVTKRHKSHLKRLDRRWTLGGVISRQQSREEKYVTVQPYASQGKDEMTFEKGAIVEVIQKNLEGWWFIRYQDKEGWAPASYLKKMKDDLSPRKKPATGPVEIIGNIMEISNLLNKKTLSEKDVQTEEVSESPQVARKEISLPILRAESCPTNSPQEGKAKAEQPSPAIARIAPHRVEIGSPVLRQKPPPRRDATLGLQLPSPPEPPTVEAEYYTIAEFQSCISDGISFNGGQKAEVIEKNSGGWWYVQIGEREGWAPCSYIDKRKKPNLNRRTSTLCRPKVPPPAPPVKKNDSVETAPPSSPGSEAPESPVSPGRPVYEEPEYDVPAIGDLDLESEFEFLRGEASLVDAKIEDACSEKGSFLSSKPSPASSLHSASFRIGESSEDGHEGEAEEECIYENDGFRPFKETPERQFSRDSNSSKTEPEKSVSPKSGGWRSAGNKLKIDLNGSTLLTKADDGCSPKSASTESTIDLLRTKKDQEESKASPVTRSSSKLKPVVRPKPQMAKTSSAEKMDISTLRRQLRPTGQLKNGSKARGEDSETASVISSEDSFSSQSTSSDFSSIYSKGSRGDSDLENCVIYRTTDPYEKVQDSEISFPAGVEVEVVEKQESGWWYIRWADAEGWAPTYYLEPVRPQEDIAGSESDGTPTKLGSLSKSNSLEKNEQRVQAMNNINQSLKKVTPPIPSKPPGGLSKPNFFSSRKQNSPKQQQVVRPQSVFISAPIRDGPSPVSSLRRNESLNSSDQPRASPTVRRNASFGAVTRSLAPNNITLPIRNRSGTGSSESLGLGSSNAFHVSAMKAKPHIIHNNLREIYVSIADYHGDEETMGFPEGTSLEVLERNPNGWWYCKVLDNGRPRKGWVPSNYLEKKH